A genome region from Hevea brasiliensis isolate MT/VB/25A 57/8 chromosome 9, ASM3005281v1, whole genome shotgun sequence includes the following:
- the LOC110639586 gene encoding folate transporter 1, chloroplastic isoform X3, whose translation MSSELVNDGRVSNLPIYKNTAHAIFAIARLEGLKGLYAGFFPSVLGSTVSWGLYFFFYGRAKQRYSKNRDEKLSPGLHLASAAEAGALVCLCTNPIWLVKTRLQLQTPLHQTQRYSGLYDALKTIMREEGWSALYKGIVPALFLQVSHGAIQFTAYEELRKVIVDYKSKESKRNHKTTDADLLNSVDYAMLGGSSKVAAIILTYPFQVIRARLQQRPGTDGFPKYTDSWHVMKETARFEGFRGFYKGITPNLLKNVPAASITFIVYENVLKLLKLTRRND comes from the exons ATGTCGTCCGAACTAG TTAACGATGGCCGAGTCTCCAATCTTCCAATCTACAAGAATACTGCCCATGCTATTTTTGCCATTGCTCGCTTAGAG GGTTTGAAAGGGCTTTATGCAGGCTTCTTTCCTTCAGTTCTTGGTTCAACAGTTTCATGGGGTTTATATTTTTTCTT ttATGGCAGAGCCAAACAAAGGTATTCTAAGAACAGGGATGAGAAGTTGAGCCCTGGTCTTCATCTTGCATCTGCTGCAGAAGCTGGAGCTTTA GTTTGCTTGTGTACGAATCCCATTTGGCTTGTAAAGACAAGGTTGCAGCTTCAGACTCCCCTGCATCAAACTCAACGTTATTCTGGGCTTTACG ATGCCTTGAAAACCATAATGAGAGAGGAAGGATGGAGTGCACTTTATAAAGGAATTGTTCCTGCTCTTTTCCTG CAGGTTTCTCATGGGGCTATTCAGTTCACAGCATATGAGGAACTTCGAAAAGTTATTGTTGATTATAAGTCTAAAGAAAGCAAAAGGAATCATAAAACTACAGATGCTGATCTGTTG AATTCAGTCGATTATGCCATGCTTGGGGGGTCTTCTAAAGTTGCTGCCATTATTTTGACATACCCATTTCAG GTTATTCGAGCTCGGTTGCAG CAACGACCTGGTACAGATGGATTTCCGAAGTATACGGATAGCTGGCATGTTATGAAGGAAACTGCACG GTTTGAGGGTTTTCGAGGTTTTTACAAGGGCATCACACCAAACCTTCTGAAAAATGTTCCTGCAGCTTCAATAACATTTATTGTGTATGAGAATGTCCTGAAATTGCTGAAATTGACAAGAAGGAATGACTAG
- the LOC110639586 gene encoding folate transporter 1, chloroplastic isoform X1: protein MFRHSEGREKGCAEEIAASPDKGMSASQSQSQSKWQWENAIAGAVAGFATVAATHPLDVVRTRFQVNDGRVSNLPIYKNTAHAIFAIARLEGLKGLYAGFFPSVLGSTVSWGLYFFFYGRAKQRYSKNRDEKLSPGLHLASAAEAGALVCLCTNPIWLVKTRLQLQTPLHQTQRYSGLYDALKTIMREEGWSALYKGIVPALFLQVSHGAIQFTAYEELRKVIVDYKSKESKRNHKTTDADLLNSVDYAMLGGSSKVAAIILTYPFQVIRARLQQRPGTDGFPKYTDSWHVMKETARFEGFRGFYKGITPNLLKNVPAASITFIVYENVLKLLKLTRRND from the exons ATGTTCCGTCATTCTGAAGGCCGCGAGAAAGGCTGCGCAGAAGAAATCGCTGCCTCGCCGGACAAGGGAATGTCAGCGTCTCAGTCTCAGTCACAGTCAAAGTGGCAATGGGAGAACGCCATCGCAGGCGCCGTAGCTGGCTTCGCCACCGTCGCTGCTACGCATCCTTTGGATGTCGTCCGAACTAGGtttcaag TTAACGATGGCCGAGTCTCCAATCTTCCAATCTACAAGAATACTGCCCATGCTATTTTTGCCATTGCTCGCTTAGAG GGTTTGAAAGGGCTTTATGCAGGCTTCTTTCCTTCAGTTCTTGGTTCAACAGTTTCATGGGGTTTATATTTTTTCTT ttATGGCAGAGCCAAACAAAGGTATTCTAAGAACAGGGATGAGAAGTTGAGCCCTGGTCTTCATCTTGCATCTGCTGCAGAAGCTGGAGCTTTA GTTTGCTTGTGTACGAATCCCATTTGGCTTGTAAAGACAAGGTTGCAGCTTCAGACTCCCCTGCATCAAACTCAACGTTATTCTGGGCTTTACG ATGCCTTGAAAACCATAATGAGAGAGGAAGGATGGAGTGCACTTTATAAAGGAATTGTTCCTGCTCTTTTCCTG CAGGTTTCTCATGGGGCTATTCAGTTCACAGCATATGAGGAACTTCGAAAAGTTATTGTTGATTATAAGTCTAAAGAAAGCAAAAGGAATCATAAAACTACAGATGCTGATCTGTTG AATTCAGTCGATTATGCCATGCTTGGGGGGTCTTCTAAAGTTGCTGCCATTATTTTGACATACCCATTTCAG GTTATTCGAGCTCGGTTGCAG CAACGACCTGGTACAGATGGATTTCCGAAGTATACGGATAGCTGGCATGTTATGAAGGAAACTGCACG GTTTGAGGGTTTTCGAGGTTTTTACAAGGGCATCACACCAAACCTTCTGAAAAATGTTCCTGCAGCTTCAATAACATTTATTGTGTATGAGAATGTCCTGAAATTGCTGAAATTGACAAGAAGGAATGACTAG
- the LOC110639586 gene encoding folate transporter 1, chloroplastic isoform X2 — protein sequence MFRHSEGREKGCAEEIAASPDKGMSASQSQSQSKWQWENAIAGAVAGFATVAATHPLDVVRTRFQVNDGRVSNLPIYKNTAHAIFAIARLEGLKGLYAGFFPSVLGSTVSWGLYFFFYGRAKQRYSKNRDEKLSPGLHLASAAEAGALVCLCTNPIWLVKTRLQLQTPLHQTQRYSGLYDALKTIMREEGWSALYKGIVPALFLVSHGAIQFTAYEELRKVIVDYKSKESKRNHKTTDADLLNSVDYAMLGGSSKVAAIILTYPFQVIRARLQQRPGTDGFPKYTDSWHVMKETARFEGFRGFYKGITPNLLKNVPAASITFIVYENVLKLLKLTRRND from the exons ATGTTCCGTCATTCTGAAGGCCGCGAGAAAGGCTGCGCAGAAGAAATCGCTGCCTCGCCGGACAAGGGAATGTCAGCGTCTCAGTCTCAGTCACAGTCAAAGTGGCAATGGGAGAACGCCATCGCAGGCGCCGTAGCTGGCTTCGCCACCGTCGCTGCTACGCATCCTTTGGATGTCGTCCGAACTAGGtttcaag TTAACGATGGCCGAGTCTCCAATCTTCCAATCTACAAGAATACTGCCCATGCTATTTTTGCCATTGCTCGCTTAGAG GGTTTGAAAGGGCTTTATGCAGGCTTCTTTCCTTCAGTTCTTGGTTCAACAGTTTCATGGGGTTTATATTTTTTCTT ttATGGCAGAGCCAAACAAAGGTATTCTAAGAACAGGGATGAGAAGTTGAGCCCTGGTCTTCATCTTGCATCTGCTGCAGAAGCTGGAGCTTTA GTTTGCTTGTGTACGAATCCCATTTGGCTTGTAAAGACAAGGTTGCAGCTTCAGACTCCCCTGCATCAAACTCAACGTTATTCTGGGCTTTACG ATGCCTTGAAAACCATAATGAGAGAGGAAGGATGGAGTGCACTTTATAAAGGAATTGTTCCTGCTCTTTTCCTG GTTTCTCATGGGGCTATTCAGTTCACAGCATATGAGGAACTTCGAAAAGTTATTGTTGATTATAAGTCTAAAGAAAGCAAAAGGAATCATAAAACTACAGATGCTGATCTGTTG AATTCAGTCGATTATGCCATGCTTGGGGGGTCTTCTAAAGTTGCTGCCATTATTTTGACATACCCATTTCAG GTTATTCGAGCTCGGTTGCAG CAACGACCTGGTACAGATGGATTTCCGAAGTATACGGATAGCTGGCATGTTATGAAGGAAACTGCACG GTTTGAGGGTTTTCGAGGTTTTTACAAGGGCATCACACCAAACCTTCTGAAAAATGTTCCTGCAGCTTCAATAACATTTATTGTGTATGAGAATGTCCTGAAATTGCTGAAATTGACAAGAAGGAATGACTAG